One genomic segment of Caldimonas brevitalea includes these proteins:
- a CDS encoding serine/threonine protein kinase, producing the protein MTSAPEDDHEQTVIGSSPLTQLQPADVAGGPLSHTLPVGTRLGEFEIVGLIGEGGFGIVYLAYDPSLERQVALKEYMPSSLASRSVTTATVAPKSDRHLETFRVGLRSFVNEARLLARFDHPALVKVHRFWEANGTAYMVMPYYKGPTLKRALADRGGPPDEATLRGWLNPLLDALAVMHAEQCFHRDIAPDNILLTEGGPLLLDFGAARRVVGDMTHALTVVLKPGYAPIEQYGEVPSMTQGAWTDLYALACVVYYAITGKTPMSSVERLISDRLTPISQIAAGRYSDSLLRAVDAALSVKPQDRPQDVAQFRRMLGPAPAAAAAATAASAAASPTRKRPLLAVGVAAVAVLTVAASAWIYLIRGDDTPRAPDPAPTPELPAALPPAPAPAPAPAPAPAPAPAPTPTPAPPPAPVPPPAPKPAQQDMRPSAKATEPKPSNPSPRPRAETPAAAPTPPSMGESRPPRTTAIQSRCSDILQKASLEALSAEETQFMKRECR; encoded by the coding sequence ATGACTTCAGCACCTGAAGACGACCACGAGCAGACCGTCATCGGTTCGTCGCCACTCACCCAGCTCCAGCCGGCTGACGTCGCCGGCGGGCCCCTCAGCCATACGCTGCCGGTGGGGACGCGGCTGGGCGAGTTCGAGATCGTGGGCCTGATCGGCGAAGGCGGTTTCGGCATCGTCTACCTGGCCTACGACCCGTCGCTGGAACGCCAGGTGGCGCTGAAGGAGTACATGCCGTCGTCGCTGGCCTCGCGCTCCGTCACGACCGCGACGGTGGCGCCGAAGTCGGACCGCCATCTCGAGACCTTCCGGGTCGGCCTGCGCAGCTTCGTCAACGAAGCACGTTTGCTGGCGCGCTTCGACCATCCGGCGCTGGTGAAGGTGCACCGCTTCTGGGAGGCCAACGGCACCGCCTACATGGTGATGCCGTACTACAAGGGCCCCACGCTCAAGCGTGCGCTCGCCGACCGGGGTGGGCCGCCGGACGAGGCCACCTTGCGCGGCTGGCTCAACCCGCTGCTCGACGCGCTGGCCGTGATGCATGCCGAGCAGTGTTTTCACCGCGACATCGCGCCCGACAACATCCTGTTGACCGAGGGCGGCCCCTTGCTGCTCGACTTCGGCGCAGCCCGTCGTGTCGTCGGCGACATGACACATGCGTTGACCGTGGTGCTGAAGCCCGGCTACGCGCCGATCGAGCAGTACGGCGAAGTGCCCTCGATGACACAAGGCGCGTGGACCGACCTGTATGCGCTCGCCTGCGTCGTCTACTACGCGATCACCGGCAAGACGCCGATGTCGTCGGTCGAGCGGTTGATCTCGGACCGCCTGACGCCGATCAGCCAGATCGCCGCCGGACGCTACAGCGACTCGCTGCTGCGCGCGGTCGACGCGGCCCTGTCGGTCAAGCCACAGGACCGCCCCCAAGACGTGGCGCAATTCCGCCGCATGCTCGGTCCGGCCCCTGCTGCCGCAGCAGCAGCAACAGCAGCCAGCGCCGCTGCGTCGCCGACACGCAAGCGCCCGCTGCTGGCGGTCGGGGTTGCGGCAGTGGCTGTGCTGACGGTGGCGGCATCGGCCTGGATCTACCTGATCCGCGGCGACGACACACCGCGTGCCCCCGACCCTGCCCCCACGCCCGAGTTGCCGGCCGCGCTGCCGCCTGCGCCTGCGCCTGCGCCTGCACCGGCACCGGCACCGGCACCGGCACCGGCACCTACCCCTACGCCTGCACCGCCACCTGCGCCTGTCCCGCCCCCTGCTCCCAAGCCTGCCCAGCAAGACATGCGGCCGAGCGCGAAGGCGACAGAGCCCAAGCCGTCCAACCCATCACCGAGACCGCGTGCCGAGACGCCCGCGGCGGCACCGACACCCCCCTCAATGGGTGAGTCGCGCCCCCCTAGAACCACGGCGATCCAGTCACGGTGCAGTGATATTCTTCAAAAGGCTTCTTTGGAAGCCTTGAGTGCCGAGGAAACACAGTTCATGAAGAGGGAGTGCAGATGA
- a CDS encoding OmpA family protein — protein MKYAASRHPRCLFSFLGALLTLAIAGCAAPQATTLTQELPFEQAVAEATDGLVSQTQKLPAFLAKVESKLAKRAVVVDPMLDAGSGQQTQATELLEKRVSERLSSKYDQFELLPFQSNHLAKAQYLLTGTMTRAPRSGNKAGGLHLNLALTDLRSGNVVAQASALAQDKGLDHDPLPYYRDSPVLVKDKVIEGYVRTSTTAPGQRADAFYLERVSAASVINEATDLYNTGRYQDALGRYRSALATPAGEQLRVLNGIYLTNAKLGRANEAEQAFGRVVAMGIAYNELGVKFLFNPGSTEFWSDPKVSGPYGMWLRQIARESTAAKACMHIVGHTSRTGSEQTNETLSLQRAGYIKQRLTTEAAELGPRTKAVGMGARENIVGSGTDNAVDALDRRVAFKIVPCT, from the coding sequence ATGAAGTACGCTGCATCGAGGCATCCACGATGCCTCTTTTCGTTCCTGGGGGCCTTGCTGACGCTGGCCATCGCCGGCTGCGCCGCACCCCAGGCCACCACGCTGACACAAGAACTGCCGTTCGAGCAGGCGGTCGCGGAAGCCACCGACGGGCTGGTGTCACAGACGCAAAAGCTGCCGGCCTTCCTGGCCAAGGTCGAGTCGAAGCTCGCCAAACGCGCCGTCGTGGTCGACCCGATGCTCGATGCCGGCAGCGGCCAGCAGACACAAGCCACCGAGTTGCTCGAGAAGCGCGTCAGCGAGCGGCTGTCGTCCAAGTACGACCAGTTCGAGCTGCTGCCGTTCCAGTCGAACCATCTGGCCAAGGCACAGTACCTGTTGACCGGCACGATGACACGGGCGCCACGCTCCGGCAACAAGGCCGGCGGCCTGCACCTGAACCTCGCGCTGACCGATCTGCGCAGCGGCAACGTTGTCGCGCAGGCGTCGGCACTGGCGCAAGACAAGGGCCTGGATCACGACCCGCTGCCCTACTACCGTGACAGCCCGGTGCTGGTGAAAGACAAGGTCATCGAAGGTTATGTGCGCACCTCGACAACCGCCCCCGGGCAGCGCGCCGACGCCTTCTATCTCGAGCGCGTCAGCGCCGCATCGGTGATCAACGAAGCGACCGACCTCTACAACACCGGCCGCTACCAAGATGCGCTGGGCCGCTACCGCAGCGCGCTGGCGACGCCGGCCGGCGAGCAGTTGCGGGTGCTCAACGGCATCTACCTGACCAACGCCAAGCTGGGCCGTGCGAACGAAGCCGAGCAGGCCTTCGGACGGGTGGTGGCGATGGGCATCGCCTACAACGAACTGGGCGTGAAGTTTTTGTTCAACCCGGGCTCGACGGAGTTCTGGTCCGACCCCAAGGTCAGCGGCCCGTACGGCATGTGGCTGCGGCAGATCGCCCGCGAAAGCACTGCGGCGAAGGCCTGCATGCACATCGTCGGCCACACCAGTCGCACCGGCAGCGAGCAGACCAACGAGACCCTGTCGCTGCAGCGTGCCGGCTACATCAAGCAGCGCCTGACCACCGAGGCGGCCGAGCTGGGCCCGCGCACCAAGGCGGTCGGCATGGGCGCACGCGAGAACATCGTGGGCAGCGGCACCGACAACGCGGTCGACGCGCTCGACCGCCGGGTCGCGTTCAAGATCGTGCCCTGCACCTGA
- the minE gene encoding cell division topological specificity factor MinE, translating to MSFLSFLLGEKKKSATVAKERLQIILAHERAGRTVGPDYLPALQRELVEVISKYVSISPQDIKVHLERQDNLEVLEVKIELPDLAR from the coding sequence ATGTCGTTCCTCTCCTTCCTACTGGGCGAGAAGAAGAAGTCCGCCACCGTCGCCAAGGAGCGCTTGCAGATCATCCTGGCCCACGAGCGGGCCGGCCGTACGGTCGGGCCCGACTACCTGCCGGCGCTGCAGCGCGAGCTGGTCGAGGTGATCTCGAAATACGTGTCGATCAGCCCGCAAGACATCAAGGTGCACCTGGAGCGCCAGGACAACCTCGAGGTGCTGGAAGTCAAGATCGAGCTGCCCGACCTGGCACGTTGA
- the minD gene encoding septum site-determining protein MinD, with protein sequence MAKIIVVTSGKGGVGKTTTSASFSSGLALRGHKTAVIDFDVGLRNLDLIMGCERRVVYDLINVINNEANLNQALIKDKQCENLFVLPASQTRDKDALSKEGVERVLKDLAEMGFEYIVCDSPAGIETGALLAMHFADEALVVTNPEVSSVRDSDRILGMLSSKTKRAIDGAESVKEHLLITRYNPHRVEDGQMLSLEDIQEILRIPLIGVIPESETVLQASNQGVPAIHLKDSDVSEAYKDVVARFLGEDKPMRFVDAVKPGFFKRLFRGR encoded by the coding sequence ATGGCCAAAATCATCGTGGTGACCTCCGGCAAGGGAGGCGTCGGCAAGACCACCACCAGCGCGAGCTTCTCGTCCGGCCTCGCACTCAGAGGCCACAAGACTGCGGTGATCGACTTCGATGTCGGCCTGCGCAATCTCGACCTCATCATGGGCTGCGAACGGCGCGTGGTCTACGACCTGATCAACGTGATCAACAACGAGGCCAACCTGAACCAGGCCTTGATCAAGGACAAGCAGTGCGAGAACCTGTTCGTGCTGCCGGCCTCGCAGACGCGCGACAAGGACGCACTGTCCAAGGAGGGTGTCGAGCGGGTGCTGAAAGACCTGGCCGAGATGGGCTTCGAATACATCGTCTGCGATTCACCCGCGGGCATCGAGACCGGCGCCTTGCTGGCGATGCATTTCGCCGACGAGGCGCTGGTGGTCACCAACCCCGAGGTGTCGTCGGTGCGCGATTCGGACCGTATCCTCGGCATGCTCAGCTCGAAGACCAAACGCGCCATCGACGGCGCGGAGTCGGTCAAGGAGCATCTGCTGATCACGCGCTACAACCCGCACCGGGTCGAAGACGGGCAGATGCTGTCGCTCGAGGACATCCAGGAGATCCTGCGCATCCCGCTGATCGGCGTGATCCCCGAGTCGGAGACGGTGCTGCAGGCGTCCAACCAGGGCGTGCCGGCGATCCACCTCAAGGACAGTGACGTGTCCGAAGCCTACAAGGACGTCGTGGCCCGGTTCCTCGGCGAAGACAAACCCATGCGCTTCGTCGATGCCGTCAAGCCCGGCTTCTTCAAGCGTCTGTTCCGCGGGAGGTGA
- the minC gene encoding septum site-determining protein MinC: MALAAPGNAPAIFDLKSATLPLLAVVLKSSDLQALEQALEARLADSPGLFDQDPVVIDLGSVQDAEPALDVDALLALLRRFKMAPMAVRGGSAEQTAAARERGLVDAPDAGAAPPAPAPAETVVQQVVKEVEVFREVPVPAAVNGTVIVDRPLRSGQQVYARGADVVVLAAVSFGAEVIADGNVHVYAPLRGKAIAGARGNTDARIFTTCLEPELVSIAGIYRTTETALPPEVAGKAAQIRLVGEKLVMEALKP; the protein is encoded by the coding sequence ATGGCCCTTGCTGCCCCAGGGAACGCCCCTGCCATCTTTGATCTGAAAAGCGCCACGCTGCCGCTGCTGGCCGTGGTGCTGAAGTCATCCGACTTGCAGGCGCTGGAGCAAGCGCTCGAAGCCCGACTCGCCGACTCCCCCGGGTTGTTCGATCAAGACCCGGTGGTGATCGACCTCGGCAGCGTGCAGGACGCCGAGCCCGCGCTCGATGTCGACGCGCTGCTGGCGCTGCTGCGCCGCTTCAAGATGGCGCCGATGGCCGTGCGCGGCGGCAGCGCCGAGCAGACTGCCGCCGCGCGCGAGCGCGGCCTGGTCGACGCCCCCGACGCCGGCGCTGCGCCGCCGGCACCGGCACCGGCCGAGACGGTGGTGCAGCAAGTGGTCAAAGAAGTCGAAGTGTTTCGCGAGGTGCCGGTGCCGGCCGCCGTCAACGGCACCGTGATCGTCGACCGACCGCTGCGCTCCGGGCAACAGGTCTATGCCCGCGGCGCCGATGTGGTGGTGCTGGCCGCCGTGAGCTTCGGTGCCGAAGTGATTGCCGACGGCAACGTGCACGTCTACGCCCCCTTGCGTGGCAAGGCCATCGCAGGGGCGCGGGGCAATACCGACGCCCGCATCTTCACCACCTGCCTCGAACCCGAACTCGTGTCCATCGCCGGCATCTACCGCACCACCGAAACCGCGCTGCCGCCCGAGGTGGCAGGCAAGGCGGCGCAGATCCGCCTGGTCGGCGAGAAGCTGGTGATGGAAGCCTTGAAACCCTGA
- a CDS encoding alpha/beta fold hydrolase: protein MAPQHRAWALRAPCRWLGAVAPRLLGRLAADAFSYTRSRHTPTRDVPPPGAQRFEIYGAPGVEHGYLWRRRGPGALLVHDWGADSSSMRGFVRPLQQLGFRVASFDAPAHGIWPGNTTTLRDFSASVEAAITSLGGVSVVIAHSVGCIAAVAALARAGGLPEPTRCLVLLAPAASWRRVIDTWAAGPAAVPPKVLQEMLRELQRREGLPLHHWDVVALGRQLWAPTLVLHDPADPDVAFCQAQQISRCFVSARLQPVPGLGHHRLLGSAHVRSEVARFVAVHARLLPSLPPGMPALRQ from the coding sequence ATGGCCCCCCAGCATCGCGCCTGGGCGCTGCGTGCGCCGTGCCGGTGGCTGGGCGCGGTGGCGCCGCGGCTGCTCGGTCGTCTTGCCGCCGATGCCTTCAGCTACACCCGCAGCCGCCACACGCCCACGCGCGACGTGCCGCCACCCGGTGCCCAGCGCTTCGAGATCTACGGCGCGCCGGGTGTCGAGCACGGCTACCTGTGGCGCCGACGTGGCCCCGGCGCCTTGCTGGTGCACGACTGGGGCGCCGACAGCAGCAGCATGCGCGGCTTCGTGCGGCCGTTGCAGCAACTCGGGTTTCGCGTCGCCAGTTTCGACGCGCCGGCACACGGCATCTGGCCGGGCAACACCACCACCTTGCGCGACTTCAGTGCCAGCGTCGAGGCCGCGATCACCAGCCTGGGCGGCGTCTCGGTGGTGATCGCCCACTCGGTCGGCTGCATCGCCGCGGTGGCGGCGCTGGCCCGCGCCGGCGGCCTGCCCGAGCCCACCCGCTGCCTGGTGCTGCTGGCCCCGGCTGCCTCATGGCGGCGTGTGATCGACACCTGGGCGGCCGGCCCCGCGGCGGTGCCGCCCAAGGTGCTGCAGGAGATGCTGCGCGAGCTGCAGCGCCGCGAGGGCCTGCCGCTGCATCACTGGGATGTGGTGGCGCTCGGCCGCCAGCTCTGGGCGCCGACCCTGGTGCTGCACGACCCCGCCGACCCCGACGTGGCCTTTTGCCAAGCACAGCAGATCAGCCGCTGTTTCGTGTCGGCGCGCTTGCAGCCGGTGCCCGGCCTCGGCCATCACCGTCTGCTCGGGTCCGCCCATGTGCGCTCGGAAGTGGCACGCTTCGTCGCGGTCCACGCACGATTGCTCCCCAGCCTGCCACCCGGCATGCCGGCGCTGCGCCAGTGA
- a CDS encoding MarR family winged helix-turn-helix transcriptional regulator: protein MSDTPIRLLCHCGTLRQAVRAITKVYDAKLSRHGIKITQFTILSVVKERGRVTTGELAKGLLMDSTTLSRTLATLKRAGLVDCEVGAEDLRERYWRVTRLGSSTLNKSQKDWQDAQEELRMAAGMQNVRDIDARAYDVASRLASLS, encoded by the coding sequence ATGTCCGACACCCCGATCCGACTTCTGTGCCATTGCGGAACGCTCCGACAGGCCGTTCGCGCAATCACCAAGGTCTACGACGCCAAGCTCAGCCGGCACGGCATCAAGATCACGCAGTTCACGATCTTGTCCGTCGTCAAGGAGCGTGGACGGGTCACCACGGGCGAACTGGCCAAGGGCCTGTTGATGGACTCGACCACCTTGAGCCGGACCCTTGCGACGCTGAAGCGCGCCGGCCTGGTCGACTGCGAGGTCGGGGCCGAGGATTTGCGCGAACGTTATTGGCGCGTCACGCGGCTGGGCTCCTCGACGCTCAACAAGAGCCAGAAGGATTGGCAGGACGCGCAGGAAGAGCTGCGCATGGCCGCCGGCATGCAGAACGTCCGCGACATCGACGCGCGCGCCTACGACGTCGCGAGCCGACTGGCCTCGCTCAGCTGA
- a CDS encoding PEP-CTERM sorting domain-containing protein (PEP-CTERM proteins occur, often in large numbers, in the proteomes of bacteria that also encode an exosortase, a predicted intramembrane cysteine proteinase. The presence of a PEP-CTERM domain at a protein's C-terminus predicts cleavage within the sorting domain, followed by covalent anchoring to some some component of the (usually Gram-negative) cell surface. Many PEP-CTERM proteins exhibit an unusual sequence composition that includes large numbers of potential glycosylation sites. Expression of one such protein has been shown restore the ability of a bacterium to form floc, a type of biofilm.), with amino-acid sequence MKRTTSTVRVRPAPGAACAVHKRLSASGWSRALPLLLCVGSATAVETVWTGGAGEGQSFWDLSDNWSAGLPLADTVDVQLGDHDTSVREGDFRLRRVQGNGRLTMEGGSLHIADNGSWLAALSLRDGRLQGGGALTTRSLLWASGALGTSPEASPGGTLRFIVAGAVRLEGGPTRHIEASADVEWRGPTQWVDDGSQLSVDGELRVGAAGWWQDHANENQHQLTLGSGRFVNHGLYQKTGIAGTNVELRAPGASFENHGFFNVLQGQVNVDGGPGTTWRNAGTLTVQGGHYGISLYRSADVLHSGTLNVDLGRFSLTTFGSGLNSTGDWNVAREGTVYLRATPDPDADADPDTPAANAHLFSAGAFLNEGRLILDETRAVFRAGAWLGGGGRIEVRRGASLEVADDLLAGALQVEESRTLYRSETQVGTAYSSVDVAGRLRLTTLEWGAGRLHASGGIRVLEGAWLSGEAQYRGEDGAPVFGKRLDTTLQLDGDNQWDGAGDLFGSGRVLVGGSAIFRDTNPSGTPSRDGSDGRRPTRIALAGFDNDGHYLKSGPGRTEIRSPFRNRGTVGSQGEGGLRFVGPLDNTGTLEAVRSRIDVDAPLAQWDADHRRLQGGHYVMRDGRIALRLGLEADGRTPVGLRENAATLWLEGPQAQLVNPATGADHNALAGLERNTGRLRLQEGAVLLLDTELRNAGVLEVGEGSRLGVQRGRGRYVQQDDTAATWVAGALQASDLLIQGGSLGAGLKGQVGRAQLQATRVLLTGGVLDIEVETADSFDRISADGAVVLGGIDLWVEMGSAMVPGTYRVLTAAGGLSGTFASLGSNADPTLFHLVPRYGRDYLDLTVTAAPEPSTWGLMLLGLVALLGVRRRRQVSARTGSPVGRSPTGAKQFTKM; translated from the coding sequence ATGAAGCGCACCACCTCTACCGTGCGCGTCCGGCCTGCGCCGGGTGCCGCGTGCGCCGTCCACAAACGGCTGTCCGCGTCTGGCTGGTCGCGCGCGCTCCCCCTCCTGCTCTGCGTCGGCAGTGCAACAGCCGTCGAGACCGTGTGGACCGGCGGTGCGGGCGAAGGTCAGTCGTTCTGGGACCTGAGCGACAACTGGTCCGCGGGCCTGCCGCTCGCGGACACGGTCGACGTGCAGCTGGGCGACCACGACACCAGCGTGCGCGAAGGCGACTTCCGCCTGCGACGGGTGCAGGGCAATGGCCGGCTCACGATGGAAGGCGGGTCGCTACACATCGCCGACAACGGCTCCTGGCTCGCGGCGCTCAGCCTGCGGGACGGGCGCCTGCAAGGCGGCGGCGCGCTGACCACCCGCAGCTTGCTGTGGGCGAGCGGTGCGTTGGGAACCTCGCCCGAGGCCTCGCCGGGCGGCACGCTGCGCTTCATCGTGGCCGGTGCGGTGAGGTTGGAAGGCGGCCCTACGCGTCATATCGAAGCGTCGGCCGATGTCGAGTGGCGTGGCCCCACGCAGTGGGTCGACGATGGCTCGCAGCTGTCGGTCGACGGCGAGCTGCGCGTCGGTGCTGCCGGGTGGTGGCAGGACCATGCGAATGAGAACCAGCATCAACTGACGCTGGGCAGCGGCCGCTTCGTCAACCACGGGCTCTACCAGAAGACCGGCATCGCCGGCACCAACGTCGAGTTGCGCGCGCCCGGCGCCAGCTTCGAGAACCACGGCTTCTTCAACGTCTTGCAAGGGCAGGTCAACGTCGACGGTGGCCCGGGCACGACGTGGCGCAATGCCGGGACCTTGACGGTGCAAGGCGGCCATTACGGCATCAGCCTCTACCGCAGTGCCGATGTGCTGCACAGCGGCACGCTGAATGTCGACCTGGGTCGCTTTTCGCTGACCACGTTCGGCTCGGGCTTGAACAGCACCGGCGACTGGAACGTCGCGCGCGAAGGCACGGTGTATTTGCGCGCCACACCGGACCCCGACGCCGACGCCGACCCCGACACGCCGGCCGCCAATGCGCATCTCTTCAGCGCCGGCGCCTTTTTGAATGAAGGCCGGCTGATCCTGGACGAGACGCGAGCGGTGTTCCGCGCGGGCGCATGGCTGGGTGGAGGCGGGCGCATCGAGGTGCGGCGCGGTGCGTCGCTCGAGGTGGCCGACGATCTGCTGGCGGGGGCCTTGCAGGTCGAGGAAAGCCGGACCCTCTACCGCAGTGAGACACAGGTCGGCACGGCCTACAGCAGCGTCGACGTGGCCGGCCGGCTGCGGCTCACCACGCTCGAGTGGGGGGCTGGGCGGCTGCATGCGTCGGGAGGCATCCGCGTGCTGGAGGGGGCGTGGTTGAGCGGCGAGGCGCAATACCGTGGCGAGGATGGTGCACCGGTGTTCGGCAAGCGGCTCGACACCACACTCCAGCTGGACGGCGACAACCAATGGGACGGCGCTGGCGACCTGTTCGGCAGCGGTCGCGTGCTCGTCGGTGGCAGCGCCATCTTCCGCGACACGAACCCGAGTGGCACGCCGAGCCGCGACGGGAGCGATGGGCGCCGACCGACGCGCATCGCGCTCGCCGGATTCGACAACGACGGGCACTACCTCAAGAGCGGCCCGGGCCGTACCGAGATCCGCTCGCCGTTCCGCAACCGCGGCACCGTTGGCAGCCAAGGTGAAGGAGGGCTGCGCTTCGTCGGGCCGCTGGACAACACCGGCACGCTGGAGGCCGTGCGCTCCCGCATCGACGTCGACGCGCCTTTGGCGCAGTGGGACGCCGATCACCGCCGCTTGCAAGGCGGGCACTACGTGATGCGCGATGGGCGCATCGCGTTGCGGCTGGGGCTCGAAGCCGACGGCCGCACGCCGGTGGGCCTGCGCGAGAACGCCGCGACGCTGTGGCTCGAAGGCCCGCAGGCGCAGCTGGTCAACCCCGCGACGGGGGCCGACCACAACGCACTCGCCGGCCTGGAGCGCAACACCGGGCGACTGCGCCTGCAAGAAGGTGCCGTGCTGCTTCTCGACACCGAGCTGCGCAACGCCGGGGTGCTCGAGGTCGGCGAGGGCAGTCGGCTCGGTGTGCAGCGCGGGCGAGGCCGCTATGTCCAGCAAGACGACACCGCGGCCACGTGGGTGGCCGGCGCGCTGCAGGCGTCGGACCTGTTGATCCAGGGCGGCAGCCTCGGCGCGGGCCTGAAGGGACAGGTGGGCCGCGCGCAGCTGCAGGCGACGCGGGTGCTGTTGACGGGCGGGGTGCTCGACATCGAGGTCGAGACAGCCGACAGCTTCGACCGCATCTCGGCCGATGGCGCGGTGGTGTTGGGCGGCATCGACCTGTGGGTCGAGATGGGCTCGGCGATGGTGCCCGGCACCTACCGGGTGTTGACGGCGGCGGGCGGCCTGAGCGGCACCTTCGCGTCGCTCGGCAGCAACGCAGATCCGACGCTGTTCCACCTGGTGCCGCGCTACGGACGCGACTATCTTGATCTGACCGTCACCGCGGCACCCGAACCGTCGACATGGGGGTTGATGCTGCTCGGCCTGGTCGCTCTCCTTGGAGTGCGCCGGCGGCGGCAGGTGAGTGCACGCACTGGTTCACCTGTTGGACGTTCGCCCACGGGTGCAAAGCAGTTTACGAAGATGTGA
- a CDS encoding esterase/lipase family protein, translated as MTCRHARSLVAAAMIAGAQLLASTPAHADDYARTRYPIVLVHGVFGFDSVGIADYWFGIPSALRSGGAQVFVSQESAAHSSEMRGEQLLAELRRLRAAYGHTRFNLIAHSHGGQSVRYVAAVDPGLVASVTTVGTPHQGSPVADLIKRGTDATGSIALVSAIVNGFAKLINVLSGGGSLPQNSEAAMLSLTTEGAASFNARFPAGAPTTACGEGPASVNGVRYYSASGTSTLTNVLDVGDAMLGMAGLVFNGEANDGLVGRCSSRWGQVLRDDYGWNHMDEVNHVFGLRNWFASDPVAFYRSHANRLKNAGL; from the coding sequence GTGACCTGCAGACATGCACGCTCTCTTGTGGCCGCCGCCATGATCGCCGGCGCACAGTTGCTCGCTTCCACCCCCGCCCACGCCGACGACTATGCCCGCACCCGATACCCCATCGTGTTGGTGCACGGCGTTTTCGGCTTCGATTCGGTCGGCATCGCCGACTACTGGTTCGGCATCCCGTCGGCGCTGCGTTCCGGCGGCGCCCAGGTTTTCGTCAGTCAGGAGTCGGCTGCTCACAGCTCCGAAATGCGGGGTGAGCAACTGCTGGCCGAACTGCGTCGCCTGCGCGCCGCCTACGGGCACACCCGCTTCAACCTGATCGCGCACAGCCATGGTGGCCAGAGCGTGCGCTACGTCGCCGCGGTCGACCCGGGCCTGGTGGCCTCGGTCACCACCGTCGGCACGCCGCACCAGGGCAGCCCGGTGGCCGACCTCATCAAGCGCGGCACGGATGCCACCGGCAGCATCGCGTTGGTGTCGGCCATCGTGAACGGCTTTGCCAAGCTGATCAACGTGCTGTCCGGTGGCGGCTCGCTCCCACAAAACTCCGAGGCGGCCATGTTGTCGCTGACCACCGAAGGGGCGGCCAGCTTCAACGCACGCTTTCCAGCCGGCGCGCCCACCACGGCATGTGGCGAAGGGCCGGCCTCGGTGAACGGCGTGCGCTACTACTCCGCCAGTGGCACGTCCACGCTGACCAATGTGCTCGACGTCGGCGACGCCATGCTGGGCATGGCCGGGCTGGTCTTCAACGGCGAAGCCAACGACGGCCTGGTCGGCCGCTGCTCGTCGCGCTGGGGTCAGGTGCTACGCGACGACTATGGCTGGAACCACATGGATGAGGTCAACCATGTGTTCGGTCTGCGCAACTGGTTCGCGTCCGATCCAGTCGCGTTCTACCGCTCGCACGCCAACCGGCTCAAGAACGCCGGGCTCTGA
- a CDS encoding glycine-rich domain-containing protein yields MRTKAGTEDLCDVLRRIEALELDAVKHRLMQTEGGADWDAQRADAAELAYRRYLVLRAKYPRLDLSPTEEADAFWHAHILDTRKYARDCRWVFGRYLHHVPSQHGNDVDDASRQRAAARRMAELHEREFGVPPMPKTQCLADPTRAWEPPDLDGDRVGCDPIVWASPRTAVPSRRKDAPWGAGSQSMAYCM; encoded by the coding sequence ATGAGAACCAAAGCAGGTACCGAGGACCTCTGTGACGTGCTGCGCCGTATCGAGGCGCTCGAACTCGACGCGGTGAAACACCGCTTGATGCAGACCGAAGGGGGGGCCGACTGGGACGCGCAGCGGGCCGATGCCGCCGAGTTGGCCTACCGCCGCTATCTGGTGTTGCGGGCCAAATACCCCCGCCTGGACTTGAGCCCGACCGAAGAAGCGGACGCCTTCTGGCATGCGCACATCCTCGACACCCGAAAGTACGCGCGCGACTGCCGCTGGGTTTTCGGCCGCTATTTGCACCATGTCCCCAGCCAGCATGGGAACGACGTCGACGATGCGTCGCGACAGCGAGCCGCGGCGCGACGCATGGCCGAGTTGCACGAGCGGGAATTCGGGGTGCCGCCGATGCCGAAGACGCAGTGTCTGGCCGACCCGACCCGGGCGTGGGAGCCGCCGGACCTCGACGGGGACCGCGTCGGGTGCGACCCGATCGTCTGGGCCTCGCCACGCACGGCCGTACCTTCGCGCCGGAAGGACGCGCCGTGGGGCGCTGGCTCGCAGTCGATGGCCTATTGCATGTAG